A segment of the Nilaparvata lugens isolate BPH chromosome X, ASM1435652v1, whole genome shotgun sequence genome:
CGTGAATTGAAATATCCGGAtttagtatttcaaatttcttaatatcgcgtgtcgtcagcggaaaatttacacctcgcctattaagtgtgtgagtgaacttgctcaaatactttacagtcaagtcTGAGTTccttggtttctgatggaaatatgcgaggactgaccataaaaagcatttctCGTCAcacagatttttgacatttataatgcaatgtttgtttttaagaaactgtggtgtttgaatgaaactggatgtgaatattggattaaatttaatcacgttcacatccagtgactcaattttcttcaaaacccaACCACTGCCATGTCAAACAAAGTTGTCAAAAGATGACAGGATTTTTCTCATGGCCAACATGAAATGATcgttaaaatcttcataattcTCAAGcgcgtttagcgctatgttggagtaactatgaagatttattagagatgagacagtctcactaacctcatcatccatcaccactaatttatacaacaaaacattCAACACTATGAACCATTTCACATTGGCATCATGGCGTGCTGCGTGCTCCCTAATTATTTCGAAAACGTGCAGTTTCGATCTCTCGAGCACGTTTTTGATACTGATTTCCTCGGGATCATTGATGGTTATGTGATGGCGGACCGCTGCAGAATTGACGCCATGTACTCTTctttccctcggcatgatggtgatgttagattctgaaaaacgaaagaataatgatcaggatgacatagaattagagtgatagagtacaactgtatgtttttaaatcagttgtgaattggcattggtagaagaaggctgtgtgggaatgatatctcaagatcacataatgttgcatgaaaaaagattaagcttattatcttttgataaaagatggacgAAATCTTCTCCACATTTGTCCACGGAAAACATGgcaaaagagggatttatatttgCATGTGCGCCAGACATTGTTcgctgtgtattttgttcaatttgtttgggaaaatgggaagaaagtgacataccagcaatagaacatgcaaggtacagtccgaactgtgcattgagaaggaaagataatataacaattgaagaggagaatttcgataataatattctacgccaacatgaagaaagatatttaacttttaatcgTGTAGAAGATTCTaccgttcaaggagagtattttgaaaaacatcatctacattgtgattattgtaaatcattatctgataaagcagagtattttgcgagaaatggttatttcttacataaaaatcactatctgcaatgtgtctattgcaaatatattatcgaaaatccatttgaaaaagtaatacatttaccgttttgtttatatgaagagtgtgagaaagaagcgCGAGGAGAGGATTATCCAGATATACCACATCGTAAAGATGAgctaaaatcgcatgcatgcagtatactCTAGAAGGTTTTTGTCCtctgaggacaaaaatcctcccctccgagaacaaaaattgtcctccgaggacaaataTTGTCCTTGGAGGACAAAAATCCTTCCCTCCagggacaaaaattgtcctcctcagaggataaaatcaaagtaaaaatgtacttacatgtgctGGTTGATGCTGCATGAATGACAGGTATCTCCTCGACTGTAGACGCACAGGTGTAGATACCGACTATGCTTCCTTTTCAGATTGCTCGTTAACCTCTCAGGTATGTTGCCTCGACGAGAGCTAAACTGGTTATGAGGTGAGAagccgagttgtgaggtgagaaaatgctgtgaaaacaattaaatatttaataactgataatttCAGAAATCAATAAGCATCACAAGAGGCGggaatgctattcaaaatatagattgTTTGAGTGAGCCCTATGTTGAGACGTGGAGGAGAATTCACCTTCTAGCAGGTGTGGCTGTCACTCAGCAGACACTACCCCATGCTGAGTTCTAGAGGAGATTTTTTTTTGTCTTCTAACACATGTCACTCATGCGAGGATGCTATTCgaaaatatagaatgtttgagtgaatgtaacggttttttatgatagaagagaatacttacaaatctgaatgatgttgataacgatgtgggagcacgtgttgttCCGTGGCTAGcggagaaatttgaattttttgttgtaGCGCTTGTGGCTCTCACTCGCACGagtctggaacagagagagaaatgcatggtatataaacagaagtaatgagagaaaaattgtCATTTACATCAGAGTCAGATTTGAGTATACTTCACACATCGTACGAGATGAGttctccatcatcttctccATCATTCATCTTACCAGATAGCCCACCAGCCCATCAACATGTGCTCAACTACTGGCAACGGAAAGCTGCCCTCACTGCCGACTCGTCCGCTCCTGCATCCATCCCCTCACTGCTCAGCGTGGAACCACCATCGCCAGGTGAGATTGTGCTGGGGGACAGTCCTCTTCAACGTCTAGCTCCAGCTGCTACCTGGGCACCGTGGCAAGCGGTGCTAGCTACCCTGTCAAACAAGATCAAGCAGAAGCAGGGGAAAAGGAGGTTGACGTTTGAGGAGGCTGAAGTTAGTGGGGAAGAGGACGAGGAGACAATCTActcacaaacaaaggttagtttcaacaaatattattaacttgtatgtgtacagattttttaacaatcgatcatggaaaaaatctgtacacatacaagcctttgattattattatttgatagcaaggaaatattatttgaaccaattggaaattgaattattgtttaaagtaatcgatcatgcataaattattcgatagcaaggaaatattatttcaataactgatattactcactttatgtagagaatgtcttgtcaatctgatgatgtcaagttgagattatgacaataatctgttgataatctgatgtagagattgtgtagtgaatctattgatcaagttctctagtatgatttgtcgaatctgatttgatgataatctgaaacaaataagacactaatcaaatatttttcaacagaaacgtgctgGAATGGAGGACAACTCCTCCATGGTTCCACTACTAGAGGAGGTGCGGCGAGCGGGGGATGAGTTGGACTTTATGCAACTAATCAACCAGCCTGTAGCCAAACCCTGGGTCCCGCTGAGGGAATTAAAGGAGCACACTCCCTACCCCATTATTGCAGCAAGGGAGCAAACGAATATACATGGGCGGTgggttattttaaaaattagcaATGCAGCAACCAAATCTGTGTGTGAGGTATATTTACCGCAacgatttgcttcctgcattaccACGGAAAAAAAAGAACAATTTAATGCtaattgtaaaaattttgtaatgatggTAACACATAAGTTGGGGAATTGGACCGATATGAAAATTGTTaagcattaacaatttttaaatcTATACAATTCATTGACTTATGTGAtacgaattgtatagatgtatgtatgtgtgaaagtagtattagtagtgaataaattgtgtacatatttgataaaaaattgttttcaattcttacctgttgttgttgttgttgttgttgttgataagttcacaatgaatagtagaaacacagaagaagaagaatggttcACCTTTCACCTGATTacactctgttgtgaatgataagtAAAGGTGAACATAAGGTGAGCAagccttttatagtttgttgtgagcatgctcagAGGCTCAGTAGTCTTTACTACTACAcagacacagacacacacacacacacacacacacacacacacacacacacacagccatACAGCCAAGCGGTGGCTTCGGTGAGTTGATGTGTTGCTCCCtcccacatctgttttggcacgtGTTCCTGCAGATATGGGTAGGTGCGACGAGATCATTTccccccttttcaaattgcattcaccttttcagatttgttatttgaaataatattcttatcattcaagcaatgtatcatagcaatctgatacatggtgtgaattcatctccaactcgattgaaaattaaaccaattcaattttcttttgattaagttggtgtaatgattaattaattaatcaacctcagttaatgttcaaccattgagttgaaaggtaagaaaatggtatgtaggagaaagcagagttcgaggaaatgaggtaaaggaatcttgagttcagcagcAAAAGTTTTCAagggtgtgtcaggtttggcaggtaatgtcacatcaactattctaaataagcTATTTGACAATCTGCAAGATGAAATTCATATTCCCGGATACCAGTGGTGTGGCCCAGGCACAAAGGTTAATggaaggttaaagagaggtgatcaaggtataaattcattagatagagcctgtaaggtacatgatatagcgtataTGCAAAATAgagataataaaactcgagtggtagctgacagagctctagcaaacgctgcatgggacataTTCAAAAATCCATAAACACCTCCTGCTGAGAAAGCACtcagctatcttgttacaaacgtcatgaaagctaaagcagcgtttggtgggtctttgagaaagaagaagaagaagaggaagaatgagaggagaagttatagtaatgatattagatgcaaagctatagctcagttgaataAGCATATTGctggaaaagggtattttttgggTCCATATCCCacagacaagttctcacagagacaagtagtgtttttgaacgatattagtgacacagagacaagtttcataggaacaagtagttttataaatggcagtctcacaggaacaagttcccacaaagacaaggtgagtctcacagagacaaggtgagtctcacagagacaaggtgagtctcacagagacaaggtgagtctcacagagacaaggtgagtctcacagagacaaggtctgtctcactggaacaagtagtgtcagtggaacaagaagagggatagagtcccattcgaacaagtgtagtgtcacagagacaaggtcagtctcacatgaacaaggttggtgtggtgtgttgcctacacatgaagatgaaggcattccattcgctccaataaattggatgtcatctgttttttaatatatatacatatatattatggtgacatgaatagaatagaatgactgcctttatttttcttagaaagcgaagttagggtgcagttgaccctctcttacactcaactctctatcaagtattataacaatacgaaaaaataaatacaaataatatgattaaaaacaaacaatagttaagtttatctacttatttaaaataataacaaatgttaaactattgaaaagaaagagaaaaaaaatgacattgaaaataatacataacaatgctgaatgatagtattttctgatacttcatcactttagtaaaaaataagacactacagaatacaatacagtaggcctacatagcaactgaagtgtttgctatacatttcatttcctacttattatcactatgtaaatctcgaagtggataagtaaattacattatgaatTACATTATCATGGGCAAGTGAATATTGGTGATCGAGGAGTTGGAGTTGTTGTTCCTCCACGAAATTTGAGACACTATCATCAATTTCATGCTTTCCTAAGAAGCTGTACCTCCCCTCTGGAGAGATGTATTGAAGTTGGCAATAAATTGTCTTATCAAATTGACTTCTTTGAAGCACCCAACATTTTTAAGAGGAAAATCCGATCAATGTAAAACATGCTCGAGTGATATAAGttctaaatgtttttttttttttacagctGCAATATACCAAGGCCATGTGCCGTTCTATTGCACGAAAATGCCTAAGCATACTTACTAGTCACTTGGCGCCATGTGGTGGAACGGGTTGGCTATAAGGGGTGATGTGGAggccaactattattattattattattatttgaatagtaaaatagaatcttccttcaatcaacaaacaacgtcacaaacaacgctccttcaatccacgtgacatacatatataaatatataatttacatatgtcaataatgtggtgacatcattttTGATcccagctttaaacgtttctcctgtggagaaaaaattatgaatttagtagactgtttagtggatcctagacattcagattcaaatctatacataacaattgattccccttttcatccaggatatttgtggtttcttaaaatttcgatttattgaccgagcgaaatgagttctaagattcaagtcgatggctttgcatttctctttatgtttatatgttcctcAATTACAGTGAaatgcagcaatagattaccatgaaatttgacaggtatatttctttttaaattgtgcctcgacgtatatacaaggtttttttgaaaattttgcattttaaggttaatacaataggtaaagtctacttcgaacgccaatattacagttaaaatcagaatagaatcatccataattcagctgttgagtggatttttattgcatgcaataacgcatgcaattattatatcaatgtaacttagtaaaaataagctgtcgtgttgactattcattgcatgcaatgacgcatgcaattaataacggaaagaaaacatagtattttctctcgacctttatctgctttcaactcggtctgaCCTATTGCCAGtaagttgaaggagattagattttgatgttagcatatttttgatacactaaccccaacagccattagccgttttcacac
Coding sequences within it:
- the LOC120355089 gene encoding uncharacterized protein LOC120355089; amino-acid sequence: MQHFLVVDTGGLKTYFRFIFHVSATQHLVIGQKNSLSPFSNYEILNRMRSSGTLYLKLAGPVNFVPPNLRLVRVRATSATTKNSNFSASHGTTRAPTSLSTSFRFHFLTSQLGFSPHNQFSSRRGNIPERLTSNLKRKHSRYLHLCVYSRGDTCHSCSINQHII